One genomic region from Arthrobacter sp. YN encodes:
- the rpmH gene encoding 50S ribosomal protein L34, whose amino-acid sequence MSKRTFQPNNRRRAKKHGFRLRMRTRAGRAILAARRGKGRVELSA is encoded by the coding sequence GTGAGCAAGCGGACTTTTCAGCCGAATAACCGCCGTCGGGCCAAGAAGCACGGCTTCCGCCTTCGTATGCGCACCCGTGCCGGCCGCGCCATCCTGGCTGCCCGTCGCGGCAAGGGCCGCGTCGAACTGTCGGCGTAA
- the dnaA gene encoding chromosomal replication initiator protein DnaA — translation MTVDEANHANTVGSSWRRVLSLMEQDDRVSPRQRGFVILAQAQGLIGSTLLVAVPNELTREVLQTQVKDALDDALRSVFSDDIRCAIDVDTDLVPVHAEPEPVVELSAVSDFAEPKPQPTPPSTSHEFGRLNPKYIFDTFVIGSSNRFAHAAAVAVAEAPAKAYNPLFIYGDSGLGKTHLLHAIGHYARRLYSGIRVRYVNSEEFTNDFINSIRDDEGTSFKTTYRNVDVLLIDDIQFLAGKDRTQEEFFHTFNALHNANKQVVITSDQPPKMLAGFEDRMTSRFEWGLLTDIQPPELETRIAILRKKGLSEGLSAPDDALEYIASKISSNIRELEGALIRVTAFASLNRQPVDVALAEMVLKDLITDDGAQEITAKQILDQTADYFKLSMEELCSKSRTRTLVTARQIAMYLCRELTDMSLPKIGQELGGRDHTTVIHADRKIRELMAERRVIYNQVTELTNRIKQQQRDS, via the coding sequence ATGACAGTAGACGAAGCCAACCACGCCAACACTGTCGGAAGTTCCTGGCGCAGGGTGCTGAGCCTCATGGAACAGGACGACCGGGTTTCACCCCGTCAGCGCGGTTTCGTCATCCTCGCCCAGGCACAGGGCCTCATTGGTTCCACACTCCTGGTGGCCGTTCCCAACGAACTCACCCGCGAAGTCCTGCAGACCCAGGTCAAGGATGCCCTCGACGATGCCCTTCGCAGCGTCTTCTCTGACGACATCCGCTGTGCCATCGACGTCGACACCGATCTGGTGCCGGTCCATGCAGAGCCGGAACCCGTCGTCGAGCTTTCTGCCGTATCCGACTTCGCCGAGCCGAAGCCACAGCCCACTCCTCCCAGTACCTCGCATGAGTTCGGCCGACTGAACCCGAAGTACATCTTCGATACCTTCGTGATCGGTTCCTCGAACCGCTTTGCGCACGCGGCCGCCGTCGCCGTGGCCGAAGCGCCGGCCAAGGCGTACAACCCGCTGTTCATCTATGGCGACTCGGGCTTGGGCAAGACCCACCTGCTGCACGCCATCGGTCATTATGCCCGCCGGCTCTACAGCGGCATCCGGGTCCGCTACGTGAACTCCGAGGAATTCACCAACGACTTCATCAACTCCATCCGGGACGACGAGGGCACCAGCTTCAAGACCACGTACCGGAACGTGGATGTGCTGTTGATCGATGACATCCAGTTCCTGGCAGGCAAGGACCGGACGCAGGAGGAGTTCTTCCACACGTTCAACGCCCTGCACAATGCCAACAAGCAGGTTGTCATCACCTCGGACCAGCCGCCCAAGATGCTCGCCGGCTTCGAGGACCGCATGACGTCTCGCTTCGAGTGGGGCCTGCTGACCGACATCCAGCCGCCGGAGCTCGAAACCCGCATTGCCATCCTCCGCAAGAAGGGCCTGAGCGAAGGCTTGTCGGCACCGGACGATGCCTTGGAGTACATCGCCTCCAAGATCTCCAGCAACATCCGGGAACTCGAGGGTGCCTTGATCCGCGTCACGGCATTCGCCAGCCTCAACCGCCAGCCGGTGGATGTTGCCCTGGCTGAGATGGTGCTCAAGGACCTGATCACTGACGACGGCGCCCAGGAGATCACAGCGAAGCAGATCCTGGACCAGACGGCGGACTACTTCAAGCTCAGCATGGAAGAGCTCTGCAGCAAGTCCCGCACCCGTACGTTGGTGACCGCCCGCCAGATCGCCATGTACCTGTGCCGTGAACTGACTGACATGTCACTGCCGAAGATCGGACAGGAGCTCGGCGGCCGCGATCACACCACCGTCATCCACGCTGACCGCAAGATCCGCGAACTGATGGCGGAGCGTCGTGTGATTTACAACCAGGTCACTGAGCTCACCAACCGCATCAAACAGCAGCAGCGCGACTCCTGA